A section of the Streptomyces sp. V3I8 genome encodes:
- the tgmA gene encoding putative ATP-grasp-modified RiPP produces the protein MRPFALNYARPAQVLEVSAPYAYDSGLQLNVLPDGRLAAHDYALLRELGATTSTAGSKTHFDD, from the coding sequence ATGCGACCGTTCGCGCTCAACTATGCCCGTCCGGCCCAGGTGTTGGAGGTCAGCGCTCCGTATGCCTATGACTCCGGACTGCAGTTGAACGTCCTTCCGGACGGGCGGCTCGCCGCCCATGATTACGCCCTGTTGCGGGAGTTGGGGGCCACGACCTCCACCGCGGGCTCGAAGACCCACTTCGACGACTGA
- the ribA gene encoding GTP cyclohydrolase II: MTEIDGVPTGKSQSSGVERVVNAPLPTVYGDFQAIGYLDRTRGDEQVALVHGDIREEGMLTRLHSECLTGDAFGSRHCECGPQLSTALREIAAEGRGILIYLRGHEGRGIGLLAKLQAMKLQAEGLDTVEANLALGLPVDARDYKVGADILHDLGVRSVRLLSNNPRKREALIRNGIRIDAQVPLLIPPCDDNITYLRTKRERLDHDLPHLDAVVGHRV; encoded by the coding sequence ATGACAGAAATAGATGGCGTACCGACCGGGAAATCCCAGTCCTCAGGTGTCGAACGGGTCGTGAATGCCCCACTGCCCACCGTGTACGGCGATTTCCAGGCCATCGGTTACCTGGACCGTACCCGCGGAGACGAACAAGTGGCGCTGGTGCACGGTGACATCCGGGAAGAGGGAATGCTGACCCGGCTGCACTCCGAGTGCCTGACGGGCGACGCGTTCGGCTCCCGGCACTGCGAGTGCGGTCCCCAACTGTCCACCGCGCTGCGGGAGATAGCGGCGGAGGGCCGCGGCATCCTGATCTACCTCCGGGGGCACGAGGGCCGGGGCATCGGCCTGCTGGCCAAGCTGCAGGCGATGAAGCTCCAGGCGGAGGGGCTCGACACGGTCGAGGCGAACCTCGCGCTCGGACTGCCCGTGGACGCCCGCGACTACAAGGTGGGCGCGGACATCCTGCACGACCTCGGTGTCCGCTCGGTGCGGCTGCTGTCCAACAACCCACGCAAGCGGGAGGCGTTGATCCGCAACGGCATCCGCATCGACGCGCAGGTCCCGCTGCTGATCCCGCCCTGCGACGACAACATCACGTACCTGCGCACCAAGCGGGAGCGCCTGGACCACGACCTGCCCCACCTGGACGCCGTGGTGGGCCACCGCGTCTGA